In Planctomycetota bacterium, a genomic segment contains:
- a CDS encoding type II toxin-antitoxin system HicA family toxin: MVKLPSLSSRQVVQALRRAGFVEAPDRGKGSHRAFYRMDSSGRPRLVIVPQGKDIPHGTLRAILEQAGLAREEFVRLL; this comes from the coding sequence ATGGTCAAACTTCCCTCGCTGTCGTCACGTCAGGTCGTCCAAGCCCTTCGCCGGGCGGGGTTCGTGGAGGCGCCGGACCGAGGCAAAGGAAGTCACCGCGCCTTCTATCGCATGGATTCGTCGGGGCGCCCGCGACTCGTCATCGTGCCGCAGGGCAAGGACATTCCTCACGGGACGCTGCGGGCGATTCTCGAGCAGGCGGGCCTCGCGCGCGAGGAGTTCGTGCGGTTGCTGTAG
- a CDS encoding type II toxin-antitoxin system HicB family antitoxin has protein sequence MAKVLHLTAVIWREGKQFVSRCPEIGVASYGKTPAAAREALQEAVELWIANARKLGILNEIRPSLEMKERYTTPLEVAV, from the coding sequence ATGGCCAAGGTATTGCATCTGACGGCGGTTATTTGGCGCGAGGGGAAACAGTTCGTCTCTCGGTGCCCGGAGATCGGAGTGGCTTCTTACGGCAAGACGCCGGCGGCCGCGCGCGAAGCGCTTCAAGAGGCTGTGGAACTCTGGATCGCGAATGCGCGGAAACTGGGCATTCTGAATGAGATCCGGCCGTCGCTGGAGATGAAGGAGCGCTACACGACTCCTCTGGAAGTGGCTGTCTAA